DNA sequence from the Suricata suricatta isolate VVHF042 chromosome 5, meerkat_22Aug2017_6uvM2_HiC, whole genome shotgun sequence genome:
TAGGGAGCAGTCTGAAGCACATGggattttgaaaaattagaatgaTTGTATATCTAACCTAATTTTTGTGTTCTGAAATGCTACAAAACTCAATTATTTTCCTAGTGGCTTAGTCTACCATCTTAGATAATTCAAAAGAAACCTGGCTGCCTGCAAATTCTTTACTAGGGGAAGTAAAAGCAGAGTCCTTTCTGGTTGTTTGGCTGCTGGTCTCACGTATGTGCTTTAGCAATGACAGCACGACTCCAGGCATGCATTGTGCTGCTTTACATAACGGACCATGAGAAAAACTCAAATTTTgacaagcaatttttttttctttttggtggcaggcttattttataatgaaaacaaaaactgacataaaatctaaaaatcagaTGGGCATTTGACAACCCGAACTAGGAACTTGTCTGTAAAAGAAACTTAGGCCTGGGAAGCTATGTAAgctgtttctgaaaaatataacCTTCTTATTcacttgggctttttttttttaaatgaacatttgtGGTAAAATGACCTCATAGATAACTCCAAGTCACAGAGGGCATTCATGTTAGTGCTTTgtaacagaaatatatttcatgaGTACTTTAAACTTAACGTTTTCAACGaatttaaggtttgttttttttttaaagctctagtCCAAGTCTTCAGCtgtttaggttttaaaaaatataatttgggtCTCCAATGGAGAGGATATAACTTATAGGGTAAGTGAGGTTTGCAGAGATCATTTCCTTAACATGGTTGACCTTTCACAGGACTGACTATCTCCTCACCCAAACAGTTATGCAGGATGCTGCCAGATCTCCACTTCAAAACTCTTGCCAGTCTTTCTAGACAATTGTTTACCATCCATGTTTAAAAACCTTGCACCACCAGAGGCAAAGCGCATAAAAGTGAAAGTTAGCTTGTTTCTATTTACCTAAAGTCTTATAAATCATTTGGAACTATTACTGTagagaaagtaattttattatcTGATGTCAGCCAAAAGGTAATTACTAGCTTTCTGTAAAAACAGGAAACTCAATCATAAAATGTCTACGTTTAAATTAAAATGCCaatctttaaatcttttaacatcaagacattgaaaaaaaaagcttGCAAATTCAAGATGATGCTCGAAATGAAAGCTATGGTTCAAAAATTTGTTTATAGTAAGAGACTAAAATCATGTCACTGCAAAAATCCCCATGGCTTTTGGCACTGACATTAAAAGAACAGTTTTAGTCTTTTGGTCACTTGAAGCTGCTACTAAATACAATAAGCCTTAAAAAGGGCGGAAAAAGACAGGAACTGAAGGATTGGTAACTAACTACATCGTACACAAGCATAGTTTGAAATAGAGACAGTCATTTCTGCGAGGGATCTGAAGATAGAAGACAGTTCCCACCATCCCTTCCTTTTTGAAGAGGATCCTCTCATCAGAAATAATCCCTTTCAGTTACTGTGAGTGGTGTTGCCTGGCAGCAGCTTCACTTTCCTAGGCTAGTGTTCAATCCAAGTACTTAAGTAATCTCACAAGGAATAATCATATATGGCAACAGGGTAAAAAAGCAGGGCAGTTCTTCCATGCACAAACATTTCAGGAGAAAAACCATCAATTTTAAAGATAACCATCAGGTTTCAGGTATCCTAGCACACTCTAAACCCTAAGTTTTGCTTTACACCATTGGTGACTAAAATTAACAGTAAGTTTtgcagtgaggtttttttttttgttttttgttttttgcctgcAACTATATACACATTGCAAAACTATTCTGCATCAcatgattttaaatgaaataaatataaaaatgaaccaCACAATCAACACAtaactttaatactccacattTATCTTGATCACAATGGTGGTAACCTCCTTGTCAACAATCTTGTGAGTTGAGGAGCTGATTCTCATTCTCATATCCATCAGGCAGATATGCTCTCCGCAGCTGGTCTGACTTAGGTATGGAGCCTCCATTCTTCACATGGCGTGACAGGAAAGCGCGGACTGCTGGGTGATCAGCCTTCTCAAGCGGGATGTTGGCTTCCAGGCACATTTTCACAAAGTCCTGGATAACACTGACTTTCTCTGTTTGCGCAGTACTGTTGCACTGAAGGGATGCAGTCAGGggcctctgcttctttctcacaTTCTGCTCTTCAAATTCGGCCTTCCTCTTGGTGTGAGTCTTTGACTTAAGGTGGTCACTAATGGCAGACTTGCGAACATGATTCAGAACCACATTGCAAGAAGTGCAGAAGAGTTTTCCTCCATCTTCGTGCAGCTCCCCTCCAAACTCAGTGACTCGATCCAGGGGAGTCACATACAAAGCGGTCTTAGAGCGGTTTCGAGCAGGTGGTGCCGTCACTACAAATCTTTCCATTCTGACTCTGAAGAAGATTCTTTCGAgacaagagaaaacacagagaagtgTTATAACAATTCCTTCAGGAAGTAATTAACAAATAGAAGACAGGTATAAGCATTATAAGATTAAAGATTTCAGAAAACTTAATTCACATTAACAGACTGtgtctattaatttttaacttaccTGAAAATATGTAAGGGAAGGCAAAACCAAGGCAAGTTACTAGTAACAATTCCTttaatttgatgaaattcaaGTAAATTAGAATTATGAAAAAAGAACTTCCAACTATTCCAGATGTCACTACCTTTTAGGAAAACCTCATTTGATGCcaatattttgggtattaattATATTGCTCTCATTCAACTTAGATGTGTATTGAAGTTTAAAAGAGCTTCTTTTCCCATCATAGTTTTGGGGCAACTGATTTAAGGAACACAATTGTAGGGAATTATGGGCAAAGTCTGTTCAAGCAGGTGGGCCACTAAACTGGGTTAATTctatataaagatgaatataatGTCCAAAAttgtttggaaaaaacaaaaagtaaaaaccaagGAATAAACACAGACCAGCTGCAATTAATAGCAGCaacaaggaaattaaattttaaggcTAAATACAGAGCTCAAAGTAAGTCATTTTATAGAAGGattatttgaaagagacagagcatgggggaggggggcgcgcagagatagagagagggaatcccaagcaggctctgtactgtcagcacagagaccaaagcgGAGCTCAATccctcaaactgcaagatcatgacctgagtcgaaatcaagagtcagacactcaactgactgagccacccaggtgtcccagtcattttttaatgcatatatacCTCCACTGAGTTTTTAAAGGTGATGCTCAAGACATGCAAAATGCTTTTTCTAacacttgtttcctttttttaccattaaaaactaatacatttgttaattatttatttcaccTATTAACTAGTTAGTACAAACTTGAAAAGTTAATGTAGTGCCTAATATATGATAGGTGCTCAATCACAACTTGTTGATGGAAAGTTGATatctttgttgtttttccaaatatttaactCAGGAGCGGCGTAACAACTTATCAATTTATCCTAACAACAAATTTTTATGATCATTACCAAAATCATGACGTTACTTCTGTGGGCACTGAAAACTTGAGATACTGAACAAATGGTTGTCAGTGACAACCATTTGTTCTCTGGAGCCATTCCTACTGACTAAGCTCTTACATTAACCTATatataacacaataaaaaatcaGCAATAATGAAGTATTCCCTTAACCGATACTAGAGAATTCATGGCTAGGTTATATGAAATCTCTCTCAAAAGAACTCAAAATTGCTAATGTATGAGTTATGACACCTGTGGACATAAATTCTGAGAAAAAGCTAACCCTTCAcagaaattctggaaaatatGATAAAGTTTAGATTTTagatttaattctgtttttccattaaaaaattgtgTAATGCTGGACTCTCATGTGCCAACTTTTGTTAGACTATAGGTTTTCAATGGCATACAAGACAGATCTGATTCCTGCTTCCGAAAATAGTAGTGAATTACCATTACACATTTTTGTACTTTAAGttaatggtatttttctttcattcttttgccccctcctaagtaggcttcacatccgCTCCAAGcgcaacacaggacttgaactcaccaccctaagatcaagacctgagctgagatcaagagtcggatgttccaactgactgagccaaccaggcgcagCAATGGTAGTATTTTTTACTCCTATAGCAAATCGGTAGGCCAGTGGTGAAAAACATTAAATAGCTGTGCCTAATCTGCCTAATGCCTAAATCTTTCGATATGAAAAGCCGgctgtctttaaatatttggatttcaaactttaaaacaataaacatgttCATTATTCTTTGAAGCATAAAATGCTCAATCATTTGTGTGTGCTAATGTGAAAGGCCTATACATTCCAAAGACTGTAACTTTCAAAGTCGGTGTTACTGAAAAGGCAAATATACACCCAGTAGAGGATGCTCAACTTTACAGACCTGAATAACAAAAGTGTTTTAAACAAAGgtaaagatattttaaacaaGGAAGTTAAAAAGTTAAGAGCAGGAATCAGCCAACAAAAGAGAAGCACATTATTTACTAGATCGAAATTAAACTCGTAAGTTTTCAAGTTTAAGTGTTTACCCGGTCCGTTTCCAGTTTTTTCGTCTTGATACTTAGCAGTGAAAGGTCTCCAGAGCAAAACCAGAGACGATGGAAATCCTGGAACTTTCGTTTGTTCAAACCCGGAGATGCTTTCAAATCAGTTTTTCAACAAGTGGTGATGGGGAAATAGTTTCTGGGCTTGCACCCTATTTTCCCTGCGGTGCCGGGAAGTCATGCCTTTActgtaaaacatgaaaaacaaatggaaagaaaaaatgggggagggggagggaagataAAAAGACGAACAACAACACAGCCACCACGCAGGTGTCTTTAAAAGCGCTCCCTTTAGGTAACTCCACACCACAAATCCGGATCCCAGCCTTTACCTCAACACTCCGCACCCCAGTCCTTTCTCAGCGGTCTGCCCCGCTTTGCACCTCCCCGCGCGCCCCAGGCCCGAGGGttcgggagggggagggaaaggcgGGGCGCGGGACGTTCCCGGCGTCTAGACTCCCTCCTCCCCGCGCCAAGCTCAGCGCGCTGGCGCCCCACAACCCTTGCCCCGCTAGCTGGGCAGGGCCGAGACCCAGCCGCCGGCCGTGGGCCCGAGAACTCGACAGCAGAGTTGGCGGCAGTCTCAGGGGAGGAGGCGGCGGGCGCCTGGCGGAGGCGTCCGCTGTCAGGCTTCCcgtctcctccctcttcctcccgcCGACAACggcgccccggccccgcccccggctccCGCTTCAGGACGGAAGGCTCCGGGCCCAAAGCCCGCACCAACGGCCGGGCCCACCCTCGGCCTCCCTAGCTCCTCGGTACCGTAGGATCGGGGCCGCCGTTAGGGGAAGTGGACGAGACCCGGccggaaaggaaaggaggaggaagaaaaaaaggagccagggggtgaaggaagaggaagacccgtcgccgccgccgccgccgccgtcgtCGTCGCCGTAGCCCGATCGAGCCCCGCGGCGGCCGCCGTGTCCCCCGCCGCGCCCCGTCCTCTTGCGCCGCCTACGGCAAGGCTGGTAGGCGGTCCCCAGCAACCGCCGAACAGCATTGACCAACGGACCGCGAGTCTATCAAACAGACGGCTGACTGGGCCAATGGGAGTGGAAGGGTGGGCAAGTGTGTGATTGGCAGCCACACTTCTCCAGTGAAAACTGGGGGCGTGGGTGGGCGGAGCCGGAAGTAGAGCCAGCCGAGAGGCCCCTGTCCGGCTCGGgcggagggaagggggagggaactagaggaggaggaggttagCCGAGGCAGCTACAGCGGCGGCGGCGTAGGGGCTGGTACGCGCTGGGCGGCGAGAGCCTCATGGCGGAGGAAGAGAGCGATCAAGAGGCCGAACGCCTCGGAGAAGAGCTCGTGGCCATTGTGGAGTCCCCGCCAGGCCCTGTTGGGCTTAGAGCTGCGGGTGACGGCAGAGGTGGCGCTGGCAGCGGCAGCTGCGGTGTCGGCGGCTTTGGGATCAGCAGTCGGGATTACTGCCGACGCTTCTGTCAGGTGAGGCGCCCGTCGGCCGCCCGGACGTCACCCGGGTCCTGGGCCTCCCTGCTTCTCCTGGCCTTTTCCTTCTCGAACCAGGGCTGTGTCCGGTGTCCGCTCTACCAGCCCagcaaggagagagagtgaaGCTCCCTCCTCCACCTATccggcttggggtggggggcagggagcgggACTAGGATGACCCGCTGGTTTAGGGTTGCTGAGAAAGTGAGTTTGGAGGGGCTGGACAGAAGGGGGGTCAGCTGGCAGGAAAGCTGTGTACTGACATGCCTCCCCTGCTCCAAACAGACCCCTTTCTGCCCGAGGGTCCCGCCTTCTTGGATTTCTTACCCTGTTCCTTCTCACCTCATTTGGAATCTCTGGCAACAtttcctgccttcccttctccGCCCCTTGCCCCCCGTTTTCTACCCTTTTTCGGAGATGGGAGGCATGCCATCTCTCTACCGCCCCCTCTCCTGTCAtcgccacccctccccctctgcaaGGGTCTCCTGTCATCCCCTCACGAGATCCCACTGGGCCAGTTCTCCAGTTGGTTCAGGCGCTCACCCACTGTTAGTTACTTTTTCGGGGGAGGTGGGGTTAAGGCAGTGTGATtgtcatctttccttttcttacccCGGTTCCCCTACACACCTAGTTTGTTTTCTAATGCACTGGTGATAGAGAAAGTAGTTTTCCTTAAACTATTGCTCCGGTTACCTCACCACCCCCttcatgttttaaattacagTGTGTTTTATGTAGCTTGTAAAATACAGTGTCTAAACAGTGACGGGAAATTATTTACTTGGTCGCCTGCCACTACATTTTGATGTAGTTGAAAGTGTTTGACTATAATCAAATATTATAGCAAGAAAATACTTGTCTAGGGgtaaaatttatgtaatttacaTTCACAACTACGTGTATTTACAATTTAAACATTTCGTTCTCATTCACAATACTCTTGTTTTGTGAAccgttttggattttttttttgaactctTTTAACAGTCCATTCccttttttatgtattattttggaTGTATAGGGTTTGAATCATGGCTCCACCACTTCCTAGTTCTGTTACCTTGTAACCTAAGTAACTTCctagttacttaatctctctgtgccttactTTTCTCTTCAGTCAAATAGGGAGAgtaattaaatgagtaaatatgtaAAGGGTTTGGACTTTTGCATACGAAGTCAAGGTAGCTATTAATTTCATGTGGTTAACAAGTAGGAATAAAGTTAACAAGAGGTGGGTATTGTATTTGCTGAAATTTGATGTTATGCCTTTCCAAGCATTGAAAGAAAAAGGATGGGAGTTGACATTTTTAGGGGAGTTTTTAATGATTTAGATTGTCTTTtgactccctcctcccacctctatAGATAAATTGGTTTGAAGGTGGACATTGCCTTGGTAGGAAGTGTGTCAGTTTTCTTTGGCATTGCTGTTTGGTGACTCTGGGAAGCCTATGTATCCATGTACCTTTGGTACTGGCACTCCCTGGCTTTAGAGGCTCAGTGTCCGTACGGTACACATCTTCTTCTTGTATGTTTTACATGTAGAAACCATGTTATCAGTATACTTTGCATCTACGGGAATTTTAAGCTTCTAAAAATTAGGttacaattgtttttttaaatatattcacaggcaaaatttttttgttttcctttttttcccctgtgttttgtttttttaaatatctttaatgaGCAACTTGGTTTGGGTTACATTTAGCTTTGTCAATTTACTTGATCAGGTAATTGTTAAGTGCTGTAGCATGTAACATTTTGAGGGCCAGAACGTTTTGGAAGAACTTTTAACTACTCTTCTTCTGTACCTTGAAATCAGTTTTAAGAACAACTGAGTAAATCTGGCTGTGAAATATAGCATTTGACCAGTGacagtaaattattttaagaacaaatgAAGTTGATGGTTCTATAAAATTTGGCTCCTTCCTAAGTATCCAAGAACATAAATAGGAAGTACTTAACAAACCTTTATTTTATATTGCTAAATTATGAGTTCAGTTAAACTGACATACTTTCATGTTACCAACTTTTACCTGAAACCTCATTACGTATTTTACAGTACTGTCTACATTACCAGTAGATCTGTTCCTGGGTTCTTGTCCTATTTCCGCCTTGCAGATGAGCTTGtaaagttcttttttatattaaaactttaaGATGGAATAAAAGATTATCTGTCTTAAGTTGAATTTTATccattaattaatataattctaGTAAAGTAGTTCTGTTTCATTTGCCAGTAAAGGAAGCAGTGGATCACATAATTTAATTCCCagtgattgtttctttttaagcatttgattttctaatattCACTAAGGATAATATTAAGTAACTTATATTCATTAGTAAATTACTTAATCATGGGTAACGTGCAAAATGGATAATATGCACTTGGGTGGGTGTCAGTTAACAAATATAtgaattaggggctcctgggtggctcagtcatctgggtgtccaactgcggctcaggtcatgatctcatgctttgtgggttcgggccccacatcaggctctgcaatgacaactcaaagcctggagcctgcctcagattctgtgtgtgtgtgtgtgtgtgtgtgtgtgtgtgtgtgtctctctctctctctctgcccctccccctcttgtgagcatgttctcactctctttcaaaaataaataaacattaaaaaaattaaaaaaccatatgAATTATACACAGAAGATTCTGGCATTGAAAAGAAAGGCTCCAATTTATCTTcctcattttagaaagaaatatgaatcaaaatttCTTGGCAGTTAGTTGTGTgggtgaagggagagaggaaggaacacttcaAGAGAGGGTCTTGTATCTTTTAACACaaggaaaagtaaaacagaagatGGTAGGTGATATAAAGTGGTAATAATTATGCCCACCCTCAGTGCAGTTGATGATATACTTTTCTGTTTGAGGAACAATACCAGTAATTGTAAAATTTCAAACTAAGGGAATGGCCCCTCAGCTTTCAGCTAGTTTTTGAGATGATGGATTTGGGAGATTGAAAGTGTTGGTTTCCAAATAGTTACCTGGTGTAATGTTGGACTAATGTTGCCCCTATCACATCCTCCGTTGGCTCTTATTAGTAGACTCTGAACAAATGCTTAAATAGAATAGGCCCTTAATTGATAGTTAATTTGCTTTGAGGatgaaaggaggggaaaaataatttttattgaggGCCTACTAACTCTGAAGGCCTTCAGATTGGTTTTATTATATAAGTTACATAGTTGAAATTGAGGCTTGAAAAAGTTAACTTTTTAGTTCTAGTAGGAGAGCaaattgggatttgaacccagctttCAATTTCTACTGAAAGGCAGATGGAAATTACAAACAAATcctcaaataattataaaatgattgattttttttttttttttttggcaagtggTGCAAAGGGGAAAAGTAGTTACTGGAAGTACTCAAGGAATCATGGGTGAAAAATTGCAAAAGTCCTCTTTCATTGTGTCACAGTATAAAAAATACTTCAAGAAATAGatagttattatttctttgtcttgtttgttATTCCAAACTGTTTCTCCAATGCCTGAAAGTCATAATAATTCAACTTACCTTGGCTAGATaaactgaaatgttttcattaaaaattgtaTACTAGCAAGTTAAAGTACTTTCTTCTTAGTTTAGTGCCATGAATGAATACAGTGAGTGATAAAGAAGTAGTTCTGGAAACACTTTGATATGTTgattaaaatagacttttaaattgttttttactgCAGTAGGGTTAATAGCCATCTCGAAAGGATGTCATGAGTATAAAAGGAGTGAATGGACCTGAAGTTCCCAGTGCTATACCTAGCACATAGTTAAGATTAAATAGATAGAAGCTGCTAATATTTCTGTCCTGCAAAATCCTCTGAAGGTTTAAGAGGGATATTAGAGATAATATAATCTGTAGGTCACTTATAGTTTATATCCcatagtaaaatttatttatttatttatttatttttatttttgagacatagagagacacagcatgagcaagggaggttcagagagagagagagagggagacacagaatctgaaacaggctccaggctctgggctagctgtcagcacagagccggacgcggggctcaaacccacgaacggtgagatcatgacctgagccgaagccggacgctaaaccgacagagccagccaggcgcctacCACagtaaaatttagagaaaatttggGAATGTTACAgttctaaaattcttttatttaactaGAAGACCCTGATGCaatattaaatgagattttgtttccttcagcgGACATTTGGCAAAGACAGTATTTTTGATTGTCTTAATTGGGGGATTGCTACTGCTATATTGTGGATAGAGTTCAGGGAGGCTATTGAATGTCTTAAAATGCACAAGGCAGCCCCAgtaacaaagaattatctggtttGAAGTATTAATAGTGCCAAGATTGAGAAACCCCACTATAGGTTTACGTTGGAACTCAGTAGATAATTAACATCCATATTACTAATACAAATGGCAAAAAAAGCATTCAATGATCCTTAAGTAAATTTTAACAAGTACTGTGTACTCGGCACTTGAATAGGTACCCTAGAGACAGTTTCACAGAAAAAAGGGTTTGCCTCATGgtttaaaatacatgttaatgTCTCTtaatttagagaaattaaaatttaaatatatttggaaagtatAATCTTTATATCTTAGTCTTAATATAAAACTTACATAGTATTTATAGTTCGTTAGTAATTTCTTAGGGTATAAGAATGCATTATTAACAATCCTGCTAttaattggaattattttttaaatttacttttaatctttataaatgttttatatgtatttacttaaaaacatcATGCAGGACTTAAATATCAGGTGTCACATTTTGTTGCTAATAGAGACCTGACTTAAATACCTTAAAcggtttttactttctttatgtgCAAAGTCTTGAATGGATAGTATAGGAATGATATGATACCTTTTGATCGCTGTATCATCATTTGCTCTTTCTTATCAGTCATCCTTGTCTTATCTCAAGTTTGCCTCATGACCCAATATAGCTGCTGGACTTCAGCCATCACATCTGGGTTTAAGTAGCAGGAACAGGGTGTCTCTGGGGTAAGTCAAACATATATTGCCCCAGTCCGACTCCGTGACTTTCATTTCTGTCTTGTTAGGTATCCCCATCTGAAAAGaatgttaggatttttttttttttttttggtatcatttTTCCTGATAAACACAGGTCTGTGATGTTGTTAGCAAGGAAGAATAGATATTAGAGAGGCAACCAGTACCCCCCATAAAAGCAGCATactgtgtccattttttttttaattttttaaatgttttatttatttttgagagagagagagaaagagagagagagacagagacagacagcgtgagcaggggagggtcagagagaaagggagacacagaatctgaagaccggctgCAGGCtttaagctagctgtcagcatagagccctatgcaaggctcaggcccacgaactgtgagatcatgacctgagctgaagttggacgcctaacctaccaagccacccaggcgccccattctgtCCCTTTCTTAACCCACATATTCCCCGAAGGCAATCAGTTGCAACTCTTTTATGGCTCTTATAATCTTTACCtccatgtttataaatattttttttcctagttgtAGATATGATCGGTTAGGCTATTTGATGGAGGCGGTGGGGAGTGCCTTACTGTCTATCTGTTCAGTTTGTACACTTTGATTTTACTATTCCTCCCTGTTTCTCTATATCCACTTCCTTTCCCTctcaccccttcctcctctgccttgtTATTTCTGAGTCTCTTATATAGTTTAGTCTTTCCAGAGAATCCAGAGTTTACATTGATTTAGTAGGGAAGGGATTTTGGGGAGACTTTCAATGGGTCTATTTTACATTCTACTTTCACCTCCACTTTTAGAGATATGTGGTGTTGGACATTCCTGAGATCTTCTGGTGTTCTTCAGTACAAAAGCTTGTTCCCAaattccctcccccctctctaaaTAATAGCTATCTAAATGTTGTCATCTCtcccttttcattgtttttttttccttgtgagtGAAGctcttttgaaacaaaaaatatttttactgttatttcaGTGGGGTTTTCAAGtgggagcagaaataaatgtgtgttcaATCTGCCACATTTAACTAGAAGTCTCAAATTAGTTTTTCAGCTCAGTAAAGACTAATAGCcatgatgaaaaggaaaagaactgaaACTAATTTGTAGcgatttctttacttttgaaaaagagtATCCTACTTCCTGATGTACTCTGTAATGAATATTCAGAGCTAGAAATAATTTCATCATACaaatttcctttgttccttttggcaaaataattttttattactaaattgCAAataattcagctttttaaaaatagttttcaaaatttgacacatttgggctattt
Encoded proteins:
- the CGGBP1 gene encoding CGG triplet repeat-binding protein 1 encodes the protein MERFVVTAPPARNRSKTALYVTPLDRVTEFGGELHEDGGKLFCTSCNVVLNHVRKSAISDHLKSKTHTKRKAEFEEQNVRKKQRPLTASLQCNSTAQTEKVSVIQDFVKMCLEANIPLEKADHPAVRAFLSRHVKNGGSIPKSDQLRRAYLPDGYENENQLLNSQDC